The stretch of DNA tattaaacgAACATTTCTGTAGGGGAAAGAAAGAAGACGGAACTGTTTTCTCAGTACTGAAAAAAGTAcgaaaagtaataattatataattcgaaTAATTCATTTCACTTTGAAAATGTCACCAATAGATTGGTAATAATATTACGGTTAAAATATTTGAATCTTCATAATTTGGAAATTGAAATAATATCTGTGACTCTTTTGGCATGATATAATTTTTTGGGGTTGAAACTTAAAATAAACAGGGTGATTATATGGAAAGAAATttaccttgtgtatatatatatatatatatgtatatgtatgtacagtaaatatatatatatatatatatacatatatatatatatatatgtatatatatatatatatgtatatatacatacatatatatatatatatatgtatatatatacacatatatatatgtatatatatgtgtgtgtgtatatatatatatatatatatacacacttgaaatttCTTTTCGGTTTTAGGTATTCATTTTTTCATGTTTTCAGATAATTCTAAAAACCCACACAAAAGTGAGGATTGAATCGGTGAGAAATATTGGCTTTATAGTGAGCGTTCGAAAATGTAAGGTTATatcctggaagaagaagaagaagaagaagaagaagaagaagaagaagaagaagaagaagaagaagaagatgaagaagaagaagaagaagaaaaatggaagCATGAGAACCTTTGTCTCggggttttcttttttttctttcttttttctttgttttctccgATACCTGGTCTTACCTGGGGCCACTTCCAAGTCGGTTGACTATGGAACACAAACATAAATATGCACAAACGTATCTATATataatgcacacgcacacacacacacacacacatatatatatatatatatgaggccattTACATCAATAAGTGTagcagatgatggtgatgatgagatctatatattatatatatatatataataaataatacagtatataaactgtatatatatactgtacatataggggctctctctctctctctcctctctctctctctctatatatatatataggcccctatatgtacagtatatatgtacagtttatgtactgtatatatatatatatatatatatgtatatatatatatatatatatacacacacacatcagtaCATCCATACGTAAAGAACACAGGTAATATTCCCCGAGTATTAGCCCCTCGCATCCTCCCCTGGTGACTCATCCTTCGCCCCTTCTCCTACAAGGTCAAGGACACCCTCGGGACATTCCGAAATTGGACATTGTGAACTCAGGGGGCATTCTCAATGCACTGTAGATCTCgttgtattttcttaatatttctctttattttctcttcaGTTTATTACATGAAGTTTTTTCTCTCTTGTCTTgttcttgcattattattatttattattattattattattattattattattattatcattattattattattgccattgtaatattattatcatcattgcctTCGGGGGCTGTTAAGAAAAACGTATgacattatatctctctctctctctctctctctattcttcctGATTTGAGTCATGAAATCTGGACCAAGTGTGGGGAAGATAttcagtggctctctctctctctctctctctctctctctctctctctattcttcctGATTTGAGTCATGAAATCTGGACTAAGAATGAGGAAGAAATATCagtggacatctctctctctctctctctctctctctctctctctctctctctctgtgtgtttatgATATCACAAACCTTTGAAAGCATCTATAAATACAATGtcaatttagttttttatttctctctctctgtttgtcccATATGCATTGCTTGCCAAAATTACCAATAAAGCATTaagttcccctctctctctctctctctctctctctctctctctgatatcacaACCGCTTGAAAGCGTCTATAAATACATTGTGAATttagttttctctttctctctctctctctctctctctctctctctctgtttttgataTCACAACCGTTTGAAAGCATCTATAAATACATTGTaaatttagttctctctctctctctctctctctaatatcacaACCGTTTGAAAGCATCTATAAATACATTGTGAatttagtgttctctctctctctctctctctctctctctctctcatatcacaaCCGCTTGAAGCTTCTATAAATACATTGtgaatttaattttctctctctctctctgatatcacaACCGCTTGAAGCGTCTATAAATACATtgtgaatttagttttttttttctctctctctctctgatatcacaACCGTTCGAAAGCATCTGTAAATacattgttaatttagttttttttctctctctctctgatatcacaACCGTTCGAAAGCATCTATAAATACATTGTGAATTTagttttctctgtctctctctgataTCACAACCGTTCCAAAGCATCTATAAATACATTGTgaatttagtttctctctctctctctctctctctctctctctctctgtgcttgtcCCATCTGCACCATTGCTTGCTAAAGCTACCAAGAAAGCATAAAGTTTCTTTCTCATATTTACAAAATGGTTATTCTATTTGGTTAATTTCAACATCATTTTCTTacggtctttttattttttttttttcatttatttttttttgacacTTCGAAGCGGAAATGGAAAATGGAGATGGGTAAAAAGTTGTAATCCTGTTAcagtattctaatatatatatttttttttctttttttttttgactgaaatgGGCAAGAGCTGACTCACTCACGGTGGAAAGGTCTATTGTTCCTTTAATGTGTCTCACCTTTATTCTTTTATTGTAAGccttattttttacctttttcagaCTTTTCTTGACGGGGCGGCACCATTTTGGCTTATCAATTTCAGTCTTTTCTTGAATGGGGTATATCTTTATTGTCTTATCATTTTTCCTTCAATGAAATtttgtcttttcacttttccttcaatgaaaatttcttctttttgtcttaatttttccttcaatGAAATtttgtcttttcacttttccttcaatgaaattttgtcttctttttgtcttttccttttccccttcaatgaaattttgtcttcattttttcttcaatgaaattttgtcttctttttgtcttttccttttctcttcaaTGAAATTTTGTCTTCATTTTTTCTTCAATGAAATTTTGTCTTAATTTTTCCTCAAtgaaattttgtcttctttttgtcttttccttttcccttCAATTAAATTTTGTGTCTTTTATATAAATGACTTTGTTTATGAACCAGTATAAAATATCAGTTACATTTGTAAAAGATGTTTctctcctttattttcttattgtaagccttattttttacctttttcaggCTTTTCTTTAAAGGGCGACATATTTTTGTCTTATCGTTTTTCCTTCAATGAAATTTTGTCTTCACTTTTCTTCAAtgaaattttgtcttctttttgtcttttccttttcccttcaaaaaaattttgtgTCTTTTATATAAATGACTTTGTTTATGGACCAGTACAAAATATCGGTTACATTAGTAAAAAGTTTTCCTGATATATAGTAACAGATGTTTTAAAACTTAATTTGCCATGTATAGTCGCATTATCTAGTTTGACACCACCTTCAATGTAACAAAACTGATCATGACTTTGTACGTAacaaacaacatcatcaacaacaacaacaactgcagccgtttctactccactgcagaacaaaggcctcagacatgtcaattcatgaacatatatcacaagcacacgtgatttcaatcaatgtaaatatcacccacgaatggcatttaataccgaattctaacttgggaatatatatccacttgcaattcattttatggtaacagcttctggccgggtggagattcgaaccccaaggtttggcccattttcatcaccaaggtgGCCAGCGCAGATTGGtcatggtgagagattttcgtttgattgctcatagcataccaacctagtaggggtgtccCTGATtagtgcaaaccctttcaccacgttaaggcacaCCCGCACTCAGAAAGGGAAGATCTAACAGCTAATTCATATATTGATATCTTAATACACTCCACTTATATGAGATCGATtaatctatttgaatttttgttCCATATTTCACTTTTTGAATTTACTTTACGACAATTCCTGCTATTTATTTTCAAAGTTCAAGGTCGAAACTTATGTGAAATTTATtaaaatacttaattattttataaaatccAAATCTGTATATTATTGATGGTTTTCTTGATAAACATGATTTAATAAGGGTTTCATATTTCCTACCCAGATTTCTAGTTAGAAAGttcaatgcatattattattattattattattattattattattattattattattattattattattattattattattagctaagctaaaaccctagttggaaaagcaggatcctataagtccaagggctccaacagggaaaatagcgcagtgaggaaaggtaataaggaattagataaaatagcgtgcccggttgtaccctcaagcaatacttAATCCGAGTTTTAGTAtattttctgagttttttttttaagcGGAAAGTTCACTACAGATTTAAAATAATGTTCTTAACGTGGTAATTGAACGTTTTGATAAGAGAGTTTACTTAACgtggtgtgttattattattattattattattactatccaagctacaaccctagttggaaaagcaagatgctataagcccaggggctccaacagggaaaaatagcccagtgaggaaaggaaataaggaaataaataaatgaagcgaacaaattaacaataaatcattctaaaataagtaacaacgtcaaaacagacatgtcatatataaactattaacaacatcaaaaacaaatattttaactcTGTTAATGATACTTTGAATCATATGCTAATTGATTCCTTAACTAGGTTATTAATTGCACCACCTTAATTAGAGAATCACCCTTAAttcaaggcttaaaggccgctcatgaatggcagaggcaagggatagtgataatggcctagagactgatcatatagtcATAGGATTAACGCCCAAGACAGTCACCTAAGCTACGacttaggagggccaggcaatggctgctgatgactcagtaggtaaacctataggctccaccaaatcccctatccatagctcacatggatggtgaggttgcagacactacaaggaactgtTGAGCTTGAGCGGGGATGGAACTCCAGTCAGGTAGATCGCcaaacaggaacgtttccaataggccatctcAAATATAATTGTTGATAGTTTTGACCAGGAGGTTCTATGAATAGAATTTCTTGGTGAAAACTATCAACAATTATATTTGAGGTGGCCTATATATAGAGcccctatatgtacagtatatatatatgtatatatatatatatatacatatatatatatacatatatatatatatatatatatatatatatatatatatatatactgtatatatttatatatatatatatatatatatatatatatatatatatgtatatatacatatatacatatatatatatatatatatatatatatatatatacatatatttatatatataaatatatacattatataaactgtatatattgagCTTAAGTACTGAACTTAAATATTGAACCTTTTTATTAGAGGTTTTCCAGGAGTAACGTGCCTCGTTTAATGGAATAAAATCCTATGGGGCATATAGCATGGCGACGGGGCCCGGGAGACCATTCAAGACACAAGTGCGACTCAGGGGAACACTCTGGAGAAACAAcagcaacaagaaatgcagccgtttccagtcgactgcaggataaaggcctcggaaaagtccttattcatgtccggggtttggtcagttttcatcaccacgctggccaactgtggattgttgACGGTGGGTGACTTTTGACTGatcagtcacagcaaaccaacctagtatggatgacactgtcttgtacagctttgctgatcatgtggtTGATATGGGTTAttcatatcttgagagagagagagagagagagaggggggggggaaatcataCTAAGgaacatgtatgagagagagagagagagagagagagagagagagagagagagaaatcatactaaggaacatgtatgagagagagagagagagataaatcatacTAAGcaacatgtatgagagagagagagagagagagagagagagagagagagagagagagagagagagagagagagagagagagaaatcatactaGAGACTGAAACGTCTTTTCCAGAACTATAAACTATATTCCGATATATCCGGGCGACGCTGGTCTGGATTCCCCTCCCTGGATTCCAGCGGGCCGGATGGTGGGCAATTCCAAGGTCGTGGTATGGCAACACGAAATGCCCTGACGTCACAGCCACGTCACTGATATCCGTGACGTCACGGTTGCAAGCGGGTATATAAAGCAACCGACTGTGCCTGTGGTGTCATCTTACCCTTTGGATCGCTACGAAATGCAGGTGCGTCTTCCATTTGTAGATAATAAGTGGATTTTGATTATTGGAGACTTTGAATTTGTAGATAATAAGTGGATTTTAATTATTGCGTCTTTCATTTGTAGATAATAAGTGGATTTTAATTATTGCGTCTTTCATTTGTAGATAATAAGTGGATTTTAATTATTGCGTCTTTCATTTGTAGATAATAAGTGGATTTTAATTATTGCGTCTTTCATTTGTAGATAATAAGTGGATTTTAATCATTGCGTCTTTTATTTGTAGATAATAAGTGGATTTTAATTATTGCGTCTTTCATTTGTAGATAATAAGTGGATTTTAATTATTGCGTCTTTCATTTGTAGATAATAAGTGGATTTTAATTATTGCGTCTTTCATTTGTAGATAATGAGTGGATTTTAATTATTGCGTCTTTCATTTGTAGATAATAAGTTGATTTTTATTATTGCGTCTTTCATTTGTAGATAATAAGTGGATTTTAATTATTGCATCTTTCATTTGTAGATAATAAGTGAATTTTAATTATTGCGTCTTTCATTTGTAGATAAAAAGTGGATTTTAATTATTGGAGACTTTGAATTTTCCAAGAGTGCATTTAACTTATTATATCTTAACTTCTTTTGGGAGACTTGAACGTATTTTtgagaaatatgaaatttttaataTTCATGAAATTTTTTAAAAGTGTATTTTTTAACTTATAACTCCTTTTGAGTCTCAAACACATTTTTGAGTGATATGAATTAAGAAATTTTGCATATTCCTGAAATTTGTTACGAGTGCATTTGTTAACTTATTATATATTAAGTCCGTTTGAGATTCTCGAATGTATTTTTGAGCGATATGAAATCAGAAATTTTGAATATTCATGAAATTTTTTATGAGTAAATTTCTCAACTCATTATATTCTAACTCCTTTTGAGAGTCTCGAACATATTTTTGAGTGATGTGGATTCACAAATTTTGAATATTCACGAAATTTGTTACTAGTACATTTTTTAACTTATTATATGATAAATCTTTTGAGGAATCTTGAACATATTTTTGAGTGATGTGgaatcacaaatttttaatattcatGAAATTTGTTACTAGTACATTTTATAACTTACTATATGATAAATCTTTTGAGGAATCTTGAACATATTTTTGAGTGACATGAattatgaaatgttgaatattcATGAAATTTGTTAAGAGTGCTTTTGTTAACTCATTATATTCTAACTCCTTTTAGTAATCTCGATCGTATTTTTGAGCGATATGAATTAAGAAATTTTAAACATTCATGAAATTTTTTAAGAGTACATTTCTTAACTCATTATATTCTAATTCCTTTTAAGAGTCTCGAACATATTTTTGAGTGATGTGGATTCACAAATTTTGGAATATTCACGAAATTTGTCACGAGTGCTTTTGTTAACTTATATTCTAACTCCATTTAAAAGTCTCGAACATATTTTTGAGCGCATGAATGAAGAAATTTTGAATAGTCATGAAATTTTTTAAGAGTgcatttttttcaatttatattacaACTCCTTTTAGTAGTCTCGACCGTATTTTTGAGTgatatgaattatgaaatgttgaatattcATGAAATTTGTTAAGAGTGCTTTTGTTAACTCATTATATTCTAAATCCTTTTAAGACTCTCGAACATATTTTTGAGTGATGTGGATTCACAAATTTTTAATACTCATGAAATTTGTTACTTATTTTTTAActtattatataataaatcttttggTGAATCTTGAACATATTTTCGAGTGACATGAATTCAGAAATTTTGGAATATTCATGCTACAAAACTAAGTGGATTAGTAAGTGACTTATTTTCGTATGCTTATTTGTTTGTCTAATGAGAGACTTTGAAAATAAGGTAATGAACGTTATAAATCAAAGTGAAgagtttatttattaataattttctgaCAGAACTCACCGTCTGCTGTGTGACTATTCTTTCTGTTCTTGTCATGACTAATCTATAACAGATTCTTAATTCATATAAATTcatattcttataaaatttatCAAAGGCGACGGTTCTCATCAGACTTTCGATACgaagaaataatttctttggaGTTTATTGGTTTAAGATTTTCGCTCAtaatttcaattgaaaaaaaaaatccttaaaaaaatattTGCGTTTAAATCTCTTTACTTCGAACACAAACAGTAGAAGTGATTAAAATTTGCTAATACTTTTCAAGATTTTTCGATACATCGAGTAAATGGACTTAAGATCGAAAATATATTAGGAACATCttgataattttgtttttcaaaatacaAACATCTTTTATAATTGGAAACAATATCATTGGCATTGTCATCTTCATAAACAGCGTTTAatgttatagtccatttcttttagcgagtcatatttgcaccgactcgcagcggtgcccttttagctcggaaaagtttcctgatcggtgattggttggacaagataattctaaccaatcagcgaccaggaaacttttccgagctaaaagggcaccgttgcgagtcggtgcaaatatgactcggtaaaagaaatggactatagttataagGCCACAACGATAAACGTGTTAATTCTTAAATATATCAATTAGTTTCATAATCATTTAGTACATTCAATCATATTCTGACAAGGTTAAATGACATTTCATATAATTATAAGGATCTTGTACTTGATATTAAGTTTACTTTTATCAAAATCAAATGTTTAGGCAAAAGCATCGAGTAATAAAACCGATTAAACGTAAAATATTTGCATCACTGTATCGCTTTACTaagataaattaaaatatttctttttttatttgcaggtACTTACTGTCATTGGAAGAGTCCTTTTGGCAGCTCTGGCTGCATCCGCTGCCAAACTGCCCCTCCCACCACAACCATCAACTTTATACGAAGCTCCATTGGAAGATTTACCTGTTCCTGCCCAGACTTCTTTTGTTCCAGTTCCCGATTCTCAAGTGGTACCTGGTATTTCTCAAGTCCCAGCTGGTGGTTCTCAAGTCCCAGTTGAAGTTTCTCAAGTCGCAACTGGTGCTATTCAAGTCCCAGTTGAAGTTGCTCAAGTCCCTGCTGGGCTTTCAACTTTGTATGAAGCTCCAGTGGCAGATCTTCCTTCCCAGTCTTCAATTGAGGTTCAAAGTTTTGGGCTTCCTGCACCAGCTGACCAATTCGGCTCCGTCCAAGTTCAAAGCACAGGAGGTCTCGTCCCCACGCATCCCGAACAAAGTTCTGGACTTCCTGTACCAGCCGACCAATTCGGCTCCGTCCAAGTTCAAAGCACAGGAGGTCTCGTTCCAACGCATCCCGAACTATCAACAAGTCTAGGGCTTCCTAGTCAAACACTGTCAGTTTCAGGTCAACAACCCACTGGCCCCATAACTGCAGGCCCAGTTGAAGTTTCTCAAGTCGCAACTGGTGCTTCTCAAGTCCCAGTTGAATTTTCTCAAGTCCTTGCTGAGCCTTCCACTTTGTATGAAGCTCCAGTGGCAGATCTTCCCTCCCAGTCTTCAATTCAGATTCAAAGTTCTGGGCTTCCTGTACCAGCCGACCAATTCGGCTCCGTCCAAGTTCAAAGCACAGGAGGTCTCGTCCCTACGCATCCCAAACAAAGTTCTGGGCTTCCTGTACCAGCCGACCAATTCGGCTCCGTCCAAGTTCAAAGCACAGGAGGTCTCGTTCCAACGCATCCCGAACAAAGTTCTGGGCTTTCTGTACAAGCCGACCAATTCGGCTCCGTCCAAGTTCAAAGCACAGGAGGTCTCGTTCCAACACATCCCGAACCATCAAGTCTAGGGCTTCCTAGTCAAACACAGTCAGTTCTAAGTCCACAACCCACTGGCCCTATAACTGCAGGCCCAGTTGAATTTTCTCAAGTCCCTGCTGAGCCTTCCACTTTGTATGAAGCTCCAGTTGCAGATCTTCCTTCCCAGTCCTCAATTCTGGTTCAAAGTTCTGGGCTTCATGCACCAGCTGACCAATTGAGCTCCGTCCAAGTTCAAAGCACAGGAGGTCTCGTTCCCACACATTCCGAACCATCAGTTCTAGGTCCACAACCCACTGGCCCTATAAATGCAGTCCCAGCTGAATCTTCCGCTCATCAGCAACCTGGTTTGACTCATACTTCTCAAGGTAATATTTTAGTGTCAAGTGATCAAACAGCTCATCATGCTTCATCAACTTCAACTGGACCAGGTTCATCTGTTCAGATAATCCCAGAGCCTGCTGTGCCCTCAACACTATATGATACTCCTGCAGAAGAGAACTTGACACCTATCCACCAGTCTCCATCTATTTCAACTCCAATTGTAAATGTTCCAGTAGCTGTTGAACCTACCATTTTGCAGCCAATAACTGTGGACAACACACCATTTCCTGTAGGCCATGTGCATGTTCCAAGCACTCCTGAGCAAAttattccagtttttgatgagcaCATTGATCTTGTCCAGACTCATGATGATATCGTTCCAGTTCCAAATGAACCATCTACTTTATATGGTGTGCCAGATCAGGATTTCCAGATACATTCACAGACTAGCCAGGCATCAGATGTTGTCCTCCCCGAACAAATTAGGCCCGACGCCCCAGCTGTAGTAATTGTAGAAGAATCTTCAGATTCTCATGCTCTTTTAGAACCGTCAGGGATTTACGAGACTCCAGAGGCTGATTCAGCTCTGTCTTTGGTTCAGTCAAGCGCAGGTCTACCCAACAATGAAGGATCTTCCTCTGTTCAGTCTATAACCCAGGTTAATGTACCAGTCGCACCATTAAACCCCATCCAGTTCCCAGAACAAGTGGCTTCTGTTTTCGTCCCTGTGCCATCCGTTCCTTCAACTTTATACGAAACGCCACTACCATCAGCTCCTTCAACTTTATATGAAACACCAGTCGCACCAGGAAAATCTATGGATGCTGGAGATAATCACCAAAATGAAATCCCTGCTGCTAGCGAACTAGTAGCCACTGTTACCAAGGTAGGTCCACAGATCATATTGAATGTGTTTAAACTGTATTTAAGGATAAGCAAATGAAATATCGCAAAGCTTAATATTGTTACAGTTGTGTTAACTTTTAGGAAAATTATAACTAATCCTCTTCATGATCTTTTGCAGGGTGGTATGATGATGGGAATGCCCTATAACTTCCAATTTGGTGTTGATGACGATGATTCAGGTGCCATGTTTAGTCACGTCGAGAGAAGTGATGGTAAAAGCACAAGCGGACAATACAAAGTGACTCTTCCAGATGGTCGCGTCCAGGTTAGTACAAACATTAATAATTGCAATGAGGAATGGTAGGAAGATTAATGCCCAAAGGTTTTATTCCTATTCATATTACTACTCCCACTATATCAAAACACAGGCGTTGGCAGTATTTCGAGTAGATATTGGCACGCCTCTATTTATTACGCAATCGTGTACTATAACTTGAGATCAtatctaactatagtccatttcttttagcgatgcatatttgcaccgactcgcagcggtgctcttttagctcggaaaagtttccggatcgctgattggttggacgagataattccaaccaatcagcgatcacgaaacttttccgagctaaaagggcaccgctgcgagtcggtgcaaatatgcatcgctgaaagaaatggactatagtgtacgcgacccgtaaaacaTGACACaccagattcaactcttcccacccactCCCCATTTCCTCACTACagcccgctggtttggcaatttgtgggagagtttggttTCAGAGTATACTTCTCGGAGTACCCCCTCTCACCCATGTGCATGACAGGAAATGAATACATCTTTAtatgtagtcagacacttgctctttatcatataggggagcaTTATCTTATTaggcttatttctcttcctcttgccttttttttttaatttttaatagttcatatatgaatgatatattctaatgttactgttcttgaagtcaTTActactcttatagtttatttatttctttatttcctttcctcactgggctatttttccttattggacgccttgggcttatagcatcctgctttcccaactagggttgtagcttagctaatattattattattattattatcattattattattattattatcacaagctaagctatagccccagttggaaaagcatgatgctataagcccaagggctccaataggaaaaaaatagctcagtgagaaaaggaaacaaggaaataaaagataacTAGAGTAATAAaaattcacaataaaatatttcaaggacagtaacataataataatagtgaaggacATCTAATTCAAAAGAAATCTTTTTCCTTATTTGCAGGTTGTCAACTTCTATGACAACGGAGACGGTTTCCACGCTGACATCTCCTATGAGTGAAAAGGGATTTTTATTCCTTCTTAAGGATCATCCAGGATCCAGGATCTCCGAATCCTGGGATCATCATTAAAATCTTCATCATCTTCTGGATCAATCATACTCATCTTTGCGGCTGTGACGACGCTTCCAAATGGAAATGAATTTTCACACtgaattttcaaaatgaaaaaggaCAATATTGCAGCGGAGATTCCATTTTTATAAATGGAATTatgcttttaatataattttccacTTATGAAATGTAACTCCCTGGAGATCTACAAGAATCATACGCGAAATATGCTAAGTTTTCTTAAAACAAttcttactatactcaatttttttaatgaggcacatttgaactgactcgcaggggtgtccttttagctcggaaaagtttcccactagctgattggttagaatgattttgtccaaccaaccaggtggtaggaaacttttcagagccaaaagggcacccctgcgagtcagtaaatttgcctcattaaaaaaaaaattagtatagaacaattattttcttaatttaactTTGTCATTTAAAAGGACAACATTCAAAGTACATATGGGCATTATACAGAACAAACATATCTTTTTCTTCACGATTTTACTATTTTCAACCCGACACAAGTATTCCTTGAATCTAATAATATACACTAGCTCAAATAACACATAAATCATACatgattattatatatgtatttattaaaataaacttaatttaTACATTTCCAGTTGTTTGTCTTTCTGCTTTTACCTTTACCAGAATCAAGACATTAACC from Palaemon carinicauda isolate YSFRI2023 chromosome 5, ASM3689809v2, whole genome shotgun sequence encodes:
- the LOC137641683 gene encoding sialidase-like isoform X1, yielding MQVLTVIGRVLLAALAASAAKLPLPPQPSTLYEAPLEDLPVPAQTSFVPVPDSQVVPGISQVPAGGSQVPVEVSQVATGAIQVPVEVAQVPAGLSTLYEAPVADLPSQSSIEVQSFGLPAPADQFGSVQVQSTGGLVPTHPEQSSGLPVPADQFGSVQVQSTGGLVPTHPELSTSLGLPSQTLSVSGQQPTGPITAGPVEVSQVATGASQVPVEFSQVLAEPSTLYEAPVADLPSQSSIQIQSSGLPVPADQFGSVQVQSTGGLVPTHPKQSSGLPVPADQFGSVQVQSTGGLVPTHPEQSSGLSVQADQFGSVQVQSTGGLVPTHPEPSSLGLPSQTQSVLSPQPTGPITAGPVEFSQVPAEPSTLYEAPVADLPSQSSILVQSSGLHAPADQLSSVQVQSTGGLVPTHSEPSVLGPQPTGPINAVPAESSAHQQPGLTHTSQGNILVSSDQTAHHASSTSTGPGSSVQIIPEPAVPSTLYDTPAEENLTPIHQSPSISTPIVNVPVAVEPTILQPITVDNTPFPVGHVHVPSTPEQIIPVFDEHIDLVQTHDDIVPVPNEPSTLYGVPDQDFQIHSQTSQASDVVLPEQIRPDAPAVVIVEESSDSHALLEPSGIYETPEADSALSLVQSSAGLPNNEGSSSVQSITQVNVPVAPLNPIQFPEQVASVFVPVPSVPSTLYETPLPSAPSTLYETPVAPGKSMDAGDNHQNEIPAASELVATVTKGGMMMGMPYNFQFGVDDDDSGAMFSHVERSDGKSTSGQYKVTLPDGRVQVVNFYDNGDGFHADISYE
- the LOC137641683 gene encoding sialidase-like isoform X3 produces the protein MQVLTVIGRVLLAALAASAAKLPLPPQPSTLYEAPLEDLPVPAQTSFVPVPDSQVVPGISQVPAGGSQVPVEVSQVATGAIQVPVEVAQVPAGLSTLYEAPVADLPSQSSIEVQSFGLPAPADQFGSVQVQSTGGLVPTHPELSTSLGLPSQTLSVSGQQPTGPITAGPVEVSQVATGASQVPVEFSQVLAEPSTLYEAPVADLPSQSSIQIQSSGLPVPADQFGSVQVQSTGGLVPTHPKQSSGLPVPADQFGSVQVQSTGGLVPTHPEQSSGLSVQADQFGSVQVQSTGGLVPTHPEPSSLGLPSQTQSVLSPQPTGPITAGPVEFSQVPAEPSTLYEAPVADLPSQSSILVQSSGLHAPADQLSSVQVQSTGGLVPTHSEPSVLGPQPTGPINAVPAESSAHQQPGLTHTSQGNILVSSDQTAHHASSTSTGPGSSVQIIPEPAVPSTLYDTPAEENLTPIHQSPSISTPIVNVPVAVEPTILQPITVDNTPFPVGHVHVPSTPEQIIPVFDEHIDLVQTHDDIVPVPNEPSTLYGVPDQDFQIHSQTSQASDVVLPEQIRPDAPAVVIVEESSDSHALLEPSGIYETPEADSALSLVQSSAGLPNNEGSSSVQSITQVNVPVAPLNPIQFPEQVASVFVPVPSVPSTLYETPLPSAPSTLYETPVAPGKSMDAGDNHQNEIPAASELVATVTKGGMMMGMPYNFQFGVDDDDSGAMFSHVERSDGKSTSGQYKVTLPDGRVQVVNFYDNGDGFHADISYE